The DNA region TCAATGATAAGGAAGGGTTGGTTGTGTTGCATAGGATCTTTGGGGATAATATATCAGCTTTGTCTCCATATGGGGAAGCTTCTGTTCTGAGACAACtgagtttattttttgaaattttttttgctttcttGAGTTTTCAATCACTCTCTTGGGCTCTTCTCTGTTCCCCCAATTGTGGGCAGACCACAATTTCAAATCTTTCCCAGGTAATTTTTCGATTTCTCCTACCTTTTCTGCCCTTGTTTGTGCTTGTTTGATGTAAAAGGTTGTTTCTTTAGGACAAGGGTTTTAGTTTCTGTTCTCCCAGGTTGACCATGATCATGGAGCTTTGTTTTGCTGTTTTGGGTGTTCTTTCTTTTCTGCAGAATTTTTGCCATCTAGTTATATTTTCTAGCTCTTGATGATCAATAAACATAGAAGAATTAGCAATAATTATGTTATTAGACATATAGTActaaaaattatgttatgggACTGAGAACAGTTTTGTCTGAATTTATGTTTTGTGTTTGTCTGTTTAGGTTTCCTGCCCATGGTGGTGAAGGCAAACCATAAGGGAATTTGgtttatttcatgaatgttttATTGCCTAGCCTTTAGAAAAATTGGGTTTTCGAGGAAATTGGTTATTTGAGATAACTGGAGTTTTGAGCCTGGAGAATTTTACGTTGTGGGGGAAAAGATATGGCAACTTATTTCTCCAGTTTGAGTGACCAAAGAGATGATCTCCCAATGCCATTGTTGCCAAATGAGAAACACAGTTCTTATCAGTCGTCTGGTCTCCCCGATAATTTGATGTATTTGAACCATCCACCCTACCCAGAATTGTCCTCGGGGAGTTCCTTGCCTGCTCATAACTATGGCGAGGCGCAATCCATTAGGACCCGGGATGAGATGCTGTTCATTCCCCCGACGAGTGATCCAGCAAGTATGCAGCCGATTGGTAGGGTTCCAAACATTGGGTCGAGTTTTTCTGATGTTAACTCTACCACGGTGGAGCCACATACTTATTCCTCGAAGCCTTTCGATGCTCAAAGCGTTGAGCAGAGTCTTCAGTATCAAGGACTATCGCTCAGCTTGGCAATGCAAGTCCCGGGATCAGTTCAGGTGCCAGGATATCATGATCAGTATACGAACTCCGGGTTCTCCCCGCTAATGAGCGCACACGTTATGCATTCAGATCAAGGGTCACACGATAATAACGAGAACAAAAGTGGTGAGTATCTGTCGTTTGATTTGGCTGGGGCTCAGAACAATGTCAAGATTGGGGGCTTGGGCAACCTCGACAGGTCCATGAGTCTCCGGGAGATGAACTTTAATCCTCAGATACACGACGTGCCAGCTGTTGCAGGGAGCATTTATAATTCCAAGTATCTTAAGGCCACACAGGAGTTGCTCGATGAAGTCGTTAATGTTCACACAGCTCTGAAGCAATCGGATAAACCCCACAACCTTCATTCGTTTGGCCAAGACGAAGAGGCTGATATGAAATCCAGCTGCTCAGGAACCGGGATGTCATCAGATGGCCACAAGTCGACCAACACGTCCTCTGGTGAACTCTCGGCTGCAGAACGACATGATCTCGAGAGCAAGATGACGAAATTATTCTCCATGTTGGATGAGGTGAGCCAATTGTCTTACCATGTTTTTGGTTTAAGTTCAAGTAGACTAGCTgattgattggattcagtcttttcGTTTGATTTTGGCACATGTGCATTATAAGAACATAGGGCACTTTCTGCTCGATTTTGATAGTCATTGggaaaatactccgtaatattgaaatatttccccTTTGGTTATACTTCGCTATAGGTGGATAGAAGATACAAACAATATTACCAACAGATGCAAGCTGTAGTATCGTCCTTCGAAATGGTTACTGGGCTCGGTGCTGCTAGACCATACACAGCGCTAGCGCTAAGAACAATTTCTTGTCAATTTCGCTGCCTTCGTGATGCAATCAAGAAACAGATTCACGTAACCCGCCAAAGCTTAGGCGAGCAGGGTAACAGCCAAGGAGAAAGACTATATCGCCTCCGCTATGTGGATCAGCAGCTGAGACAGCAGAGGTCGCTTCAGCAATTTGGTATGATGCGACAGCCTTGGAGGCCGCAGAGAGGCTTGCCTGAAAACGCTGTTTCAGTGCTCCGTGCTTGGCTTTTTGAGCATTTCCTCCACCCGTATGTTGCCTATAAGACGCTTTATATTCTGTTCTCGCGATGCCAGTAAGGGCTAAGTCTGATCGTTTTTGTTTTTGCGATTTCCAGTTACCCCAAAGACTCTGAGAAGATCATGCTGGCAAGACAGACAGGCTTAACGAGAAGTCAGGTATGGAAATTGTGCCTTGTTAAgtgtcccacattgaaaatataagaaagAACATATGGGCTTATAAGGCCATGAGTTAGACTAGTTAATTGATTAGATTCAATTTTTTAGTCTAATTTACCATTATAGTCCAGTTGAGTGACTTGACAGTTTCTAATTTCTCGTGTCTAACTCAGGTTGCAAACTGGTTTATAAATGCACGAGTTCGTCTTTGGAAGCCGATGATCGAGGACATGTACAAGGAGGAGTTCGGTGATCCAGAAGGCGGTTTGGCTGCCTCACCCGAACACTTAACGGGGGCAGCAGCAAAGGAGAAATC from Ipomoea triloba cultivar NCNSP0323 chromosome 6, ASM357664v1 includes:
- the LOC116022513 gene encoding BEL1-like homeodomain protein 3, which translates into the protein MATYFSSLSDQRDDLPMPLLPNEKHSSYQSSGLPDNLMYLNHPPYPELSSGSSLPAHNYGEAQSIRTRDEMLFIPPTSDPASMQPIGRVPNIGSSFSDVNSTTVEPHTYSSKPFDAQSVEQSLQYQGLSLSLAMQVPGSVQVPGYHDQYTNSGFSPLMSAHVMHSDQGSHDNNENKSGEYLSFDLAGAQNNVKIGGLGNLDRSMSLREMNFNPQIHDVPAVAGSIYNSKYLKATQELLDEVVNVHTALKQSDKPHNLHSFGQDEEADMKSSCSGTGMSSDGHKSTNTSSGELSAAERHDLESKMTKLFSMLDEVDRRYKQYYQQMQAVVSSFEMVTGLGAARPYTALALRTISCQFRCLRDAIKKQIHVTRQSLGEQGNSQGERLYRLRYVDQQLRQQRSLQQFGMMRQPWRPQRGLPENAVSVLRAWLFEHFLHPYPKDSEKIMLARQTGLTRSQVANWFINARVRLWKPMIEDMYKEEFGDPEGGLAASPEHLTGAAAKEKSVSDDQGEEELHESLTSIAQSNDLRANVVPNEDRNMSSARLGFQDASHENEQHTTLSNQTGNEGIIAGTSAYGVSVFRGIMGNQVSLALGLQHNQNDPQPPSGTQLIGDDDKPASSMDIGKADYYYIDPANQQERFASSHLLPDFVV